Genomic window (Escherichia fergusonii ATCC 35469):
GAACTTTACTCACCGTTATCAGTGAATTCATTGCAGAATCTGTACTGGTTCAAAAAAATAATAAAACAGCGTTTTAATATTGTTGACCATCCCCCTACCGCAGCGCACACTAGCGCTAATTTTCTTCTGAGCAGGTTGCACAACTATGTCTAAAAAAATTGCCGTCATTGGCGAATGCATGATTGAGCTTTCCGAGAAAGGCGCTGATGTACACCGTGGTTTTGGTGGTGACACTCTGAATACGTCTGTTTATATCGCTCGTCAGGTTAAAGCCTCGGATTTGTCCGTACACTATGTCACCGCACTTGGCACTGATAGTTTCAGTGAGCAGATGCTGACCTCCTGGCAGGGTGAAAACGTCGATACTTCACTGATCCAGCGTATGGAAAACCGCCTGCCGGGTCTTTATTACATCGAAACCGACAGCACCGGCGAACGCACCTTCTACTACTGGCGCAACGAAGCTGCGGCAAAATTCTGGCTGGAAAGCGAGCAATCTGCCGCCATTTGCCAGCAACTGGCAAAATTTGACTATCTCTACCTGAGCGGTATCAGCCTTGCGATTTTAAGTCCGGTGAGTCGCGAGAAATTGCTGACTCTACTGCGTGAATGCCGCGCCAACGGTGGCAAAGTTATTTTCGACAATAACTACCGTCCGCGCCTTTGGGCCAGCAAAGAAGAGACGCAACAGGTCTATCAGCAAATGCTGGAATGTACTGACATCGC
Coding sequences:
- a CDS encoding sugar kinase, which produces MSKKIAVIGECMIELSEKGADVHRGFGGDTLNTSVYIARQVKASDLSVHYVTALGTDSFSEQMLTSWQGENVDTSLIQRMENRLPGLYYIETDSTGERTFYYWRNEAAAKFWLESEQSAAICQQLAKFDYLYLSGISLAILSPVSREKLLTLLRECRANGGKVIFDNNYRPRLWASKEETQQVYQQMLECTDIAFLTLDDEDALWGNKPVEDVIARTHKAGVKEVVVKRGADSCLVSIVGEALIDVPAVKLPKEKVIDTTAAGDSFSAGYLSVRLTGGNAEDAAKRGHQTASTVIQYRGAIIPREAMPQ